Below is a genomic region from Helianthus annuus cultivar XRQ/B chromosome 2, HanXRQr2.0-SUNRISE, whole genome shotgun sequence.
acccgcattgcatttgtggttaagttgaggcgggccgcaagcctcctcttttactcgcctgatatttaaatctcaggcggcccgcattagaaacgcatggaactcccatgcgggccgcattagacgcccagatgcagaaaacttgtaactacttgccttttggagcctttgaacgaccaacaaccaataaatgaggcatgggcaccctatgctcgacccatatcacttaggggcacctgcccatcatccatgatcaaatgtagactgagttgtgGTGATCTTGAGGCCTTTTGAAcattataaatagccacattgtgagcatatgttcaccacacctcaaacaactcatctactgatcattctaagctctctagcattctcttctgctctctaagcaagataccactgctgtaagtcgttcataaccattttggtcttACATTTCTATAGTTctagcttataaacacaaccgtcgtaactaacggttgtcattacaataacttgcaaatggtccagtcttatgacggatcaaaagtagttatgagttggtatttatgtgggtaataaacctctaaaagggttccctctgatcaccactctaactatgtcaaatatcgagtcaaacgcgcacttaaaaagtcaacagaaagtcattttgccgttttctacataatctgtaatgtatacgttatgaaacctgtttagacactcataaaacatgatattaagtatataaacttgtttgcgctcgtttgaatcgatcatttgctatattgacccggttcggagccgaatgtcgcaaaagtttgacttttgctttgacttcaattctgacccgttttagtgaggtatagatatgccttaggactctcttaggaccaggtcacatattggtataaacctctgtgatcggttcatgagttatccgagtcttttgcgcattcccgtcattcgcctaaaagttgaccgtaacggccttttgaaattaaaacgagtattccggatacgtgaacggaccagaaccttgcctATTAAATTATaggcatgtccttaaagtttcacgtcaatccgaggtctagaatgagagttatgctagttagcgcaatttaaataaacttttgtaataaacggcgcaattagcataacgcccatctaaaccaagatttcgtcaccaaaacttttacccactgttataaattaatattttgggaattttaaagatttttaataatttttaccttgttcataacctgcggttatggctacggttcggtaaataccgaatatgcccttttcggccaaaacatgagttctacaaggtcttttgacccgattccagttgctactgattttaaataataaataaagtattttagactttataaactgttcgggaaactcagatttcctgtggaactcgaaaagccctttaaaagtctttaaaatgaccgaaaagcccctacggggcgtaatattaattaaaactcgttacgggcatcacggaaggtatcctactgataccacaacctctttacggcatattgacttaggaaataagcgtaggactctcatggttaaccgtttcgcctattgcgcgcacggttcggcttatgaaactagttttcataaattagccgatacgggccaAATAATagtatttgaaccccaaaatccagagtgtgaaccataaacccatataaaacaagtctctgaacttgttgggtcaaaatcacactccattctcggttttcgccttttcgcgcgattaaaccgtattcacatatcggaaccaaccggtctaggctacggccattataaagactcgttaggattctaagaggttaattaaaaccttcgttccagattaggagcccagtaaaagctatcggtgactaaatcgaattaaggaaatatacttgcaaaggtaaatactttaacttatttcccctatatgggcttgggttacggtatgttaataccgcttgattgagcattatatttttccatcgcttaggtggttaattaaataatatgatcggctcatttaaacagttttgtttcttaaaagcctttgggggggtttaatgaccgttgtcccggatatccttggcatcattttacgaaatggccacgaccatcaacatcccggtgtaggcgtacactcggtatatattgtcgacattaaattaaaagacgtagccgttggtttttatactacggttttacgcaatgtggtgtgtctataaatctttaacccggcacgacccgggctactgaacgcataaaagaacatgtaaaacgttcacaagattttaataattttcccaagttataaaagagtttgtgccttgtgcattcaaatcaattttaataaacattttcaaatgtgtcagttgaatgtatttactagtgtaaactgacgtattttccccaaaaagattaagtgcaggtactatacgaaatgggctggtataggcgtcctaagcatcgtacatagtctcgcaaactcgatgctgcatctgaatgaacaatatttattattttgatccactgtggatatattcaacttctgtaatacatttgatattacaaccagaggttgaagtttatatatttatcttaagcttccgctgtgcattatataattgtgtgctttgactatattgttgccaacatcgtcacggtaatcccccaccgggcccaccggtgaaacacgtggaaaccggggtgtgacaTACAAATCGGCTAATTAACAAAGAGCTTTCTCATGACGTGACTGATGCACAAAATGAGTTTAATAGAGTGCATGAATCTCTTACTGATGAATAATGATATGTCTTTAACCAAATAATGCTTGCAGTTGATAGCGGAAACGGGGGTCTCTTTTTTGTATATGAGTATGGAGGAACTGGGAAAACATTCTTATGGAAGACCTTAGCTTCAGTCGTTCGTTCTAAAGGTGAAATTGTAATAAACGTCGCTTCAAGTGGTATTGCATCCTTACTTCTTTCTCGCGGTAGGACCGCACACTCAAGGTTTGATATACCCATTAATCTAACAGAGGATTCAATGTGTCATATTAAGCCAAAAAGTGATATTGCGAACTTAATTAAGGAGGCAAAGTTGATTATATGGGACGAGGCACCAACGGTCCACAAACATGCCTTTGAGGCTTTAGATAGGTCAATGACAGATGTTTTTTCAGGTGGTACCAGTATACGTTCGGAAGTTCCATTCGGAGGTAAAGTTAACGTTTTTGGTGGTGACTTTAGACAGATTCTTCTAATTATTCCTAATGGAAGTAGACAGGAAATTGTGAATGCATCTTTGAGCTCATCATATATATGGTCAAAGTGCAAATTGGTAAAGTTGACTAAAAACATTTGACTGACTGTCGGAGCTCAAACTTTGAATATGGAATCAATTAAAAAATTTGCCAAATGGCTACTTGATATTGGTGAAGGAAATGTTGGTGGTGATAACGATGGTGACGCCATTATAGAGATACCTGAAGATTTGTTAATCAATGATGTATCTGATCCAATTCAAAGTTTAATTGACTTTGTCTATCCTTCGCTAATGGAACAGTTTAAGAATCCCGGTTTTTTTTTTAGAACGAGCAATCCTATCACATAAAAATGAAGTAGTTCACGACATTAACGATCACTTGCTAGCGTTATTTCCTGGTGAAGAGAAGGAgtatttgagttctgatagtattTGTCAAACAGAGCAAACGCTTGATCCGTTTCAAGAAAGTTTATACTCTACGGAAAATCTCAATGCGCTTAAGATTTCAGGTTTGCATAATCACAGATTAGTACTAAAATTTGGAGTTCCGGTGATGCTTCTCAGAAATATCGATCAAAAAAACGACTTATGTAATGGAACTAGACTTCAGATTACTTTTCTTGGTAAACGAGTGATCGAAGCTGAAGTAATATCCGGCGAAAATATTGGATCAAGGGTTTTTATTCCAAGGATTAACATGATACCTTCAGACAAAAAAAATCCCTTTTCAATTTCAACGCAGACAATTTCGTTATCCGTATGCTTTGCCATGACCATTAACAAAAGTCAAGGACAGTCATTATCTAGAGTTGGTCTATATCTAAAAGATCCTGTTTTCACGCACAGTCAACTGTATGTTGCGTTATCAAGAGTTAAGACGAGAGATGGTGTGAAGATTTTAATATTCGATGATGAAGGAAAACCAACAAATCAAACTGCTAACATCGTTTACAAAGAGATTTTTGGCAACTTATGATATataattttttctttctttccaTTGACTTTTAACTTTTGTTCTGTTCTATTGATGTTAACTGTTGGTTTATTTTGTATTTGTTCAACAATTTCTTATATTCTTGTGCTTTTTATGTTATTGATAATGCAAATTGGGCCTTCAATGTTATAAAAGTGTTGGGCTGTGTATGACTTTAATTAGTAAAAGAGTATTTGATGATTAGTTTAAGTATTAAAACTTTTGGCACCTAAAAAATCGTAATTACCATTACCAATATTAATGTTCACAACTATTAGTTATTTGTTTGGTTTAAGTATTACAACATTTTTGTGACAAAATTTATTGAAATAATATGTTACATTTTaataaaaatacaagttttttaactaataaaattaaACTACCTGGGAAGCAGTCCCGAGTGATAACCTagtataatataaatgattataatggctattagattaaataaatataaatatagatatgagttaggatcctgtaaaaaaggcccaaagtgtgagaaaggtaagaaagaatttCAGCCATTACATCTTTTGATCTAATgattgagatcaatagggaccaaaatgtaaaatatttttcttaatttggattgaattgaaatatctaggggcaatTGTGTCTTTTTATCCCAATTTTGTAAATCAAAATTCCTGCAATTTCGTTCTCTCTCTATCATACGCTCacaatttctctctctctctctctctccctttcttCTTCCATATTCAATCAATCGGAAGATCCAACAGCACAACTCCAAGACCACCACGAATCGGAAGATCAAACATCAATCGGAAGCCGGTGTCGGAGTGCGAAGAGGATGCGCGACGGTTGGATGTGTACGGTAGAGGAGGGTGGTGGCGTATGGAGATGGAGGAGTAGCGGTTGTTGAAGACGATCGGCGTCGGAGAAAATGAGATTTTACTCTCAGGTGGTTGGGTTCGACGACGGCGGTGGCGGACCTGCAGTGGTGGTGCTGGCAGCGgagaagaagatgatacagagATGTAAGGATtaatgaatggtgttatttttcttttcattaatggtgttattttcttttcttaatggtgttttttttttcttttctgaattGTGTTATTTTCTtctctgaatggtgttatttttcttttcattaatggtgttattttcctttcttaatggtgtttttttcttttctaaatggtgttatttttcttttcttaatggtgtttttttctttttctgaatggtgttatatttctttactgaatggtgttatattcttgtactgaatggtgttatattatttattgaatggtgttattttgtttactgaatggtgttattttgtttactgaatggtgttatattatttactGAATAGTGTTATTTTTtggtttactgaatggtgttatatcttgtactgaatggtgttattttgtgtactaaatggtgttatattttgtttactgaatggtgttatattattttgtaaaaacaccatgaattgaactatgaatttatttaaaacaccatgtcatgaACATGCTCTGATTTTTGtgaatgatgcaaaaaaaaattaaaatgaagTAGGAATGATGTTATGGACGGTTATCAagtccttaaatcaaggattttctctctccaaatccttaaatcaaggattaccatatttgaattgttaatgcatttacaattatacccttaaGTCTTAATTTTAATTAGTGTCACATGTCCTCACcatattctttcttacctttctcacaaaaaccaccttttttacaataacctcaccctaaatatacatatctatattcaATCTTACAAAATATAGCTTTGGGTAATATAACATGGATAAATTATTAAAAGAGTTTGTTATTGATATATATAATTTGATGTTATATGGTGAGATATATTGGAGTTACATATGGTCTAATTTCTTGTCTGAGGTAGAACTAGTCCCACTTCACAAAAACGACTGGTCTAGTGTCACCTCCCTGAGCACCCCTGAATCCCCAAAGGGGGAGCTTCCCCCTTGCTCGGGTTAATGGAGGTCGCGTAAAAGGGCATCAAATGGGGAGGTGCTAGAGTTGTTAAGTTGGCGAATGTTTACATACAGGTGAATCATTCTTGATTGGATCTGAATTGATGAACCCAAACACACTTAAAACCATATAAGATTAACAAGACCTACGTAGCTCATTTATCTAAACAGGTCAAGTTGGTTGATAGGCTATGTACATATCGTAAATGGATTTGTGTGTTGGCCTTATAATCCTAACATAAGAAGAGCTTGACTTGTGGTGAGTTCAAACGTTCTCGAGCAAAAAGGTAAACTTGTTTAGTAAATGAACACGAGTCGAAGCTTTACCTATCGAGCTTAAGTAAGCTCACGAGCCTAAACGAGACAattgtttatataatttttatttaattcattaaatatatatatttacataacaATTATTATACAAGAAATTGCAGAAAATAGAAAGTAAATATAATGTTGTGTATAAATATAAGTTAAATAATTTTTATTTCATCATAAGTGTgaatgataaataaataaaatattcaGCAAGTAATAAACAAGCTGAAACAAGCTCTAAAAATAAAGTTCGAAATGTGCCAAGTAAACAAACTGCAACAAGCTCTAAAAATAAAGTTCGAAATGTGCCGAGCTCGAGTTAGTTAAGCAAGCCATgccggctcggctcgtttgcaccatAGCGGTGATGGTGTTTATGGGGGAAGATGGCAGATCACAGTTAGGTGGTGGACCTTCAGAGATAGCGGCAGTGGAAGAGGAGGAGCCCATGGTGGGGAATATGGCGGTCAGGGGTTGAAGGAGGCGGAGCTGGTGGAAGTGGATATGTAGTGGAGGTGGAGCCGGAAGAAGAGCCAGATGGTCGCATGTTGGAGGCGGCGGTCATGAAAACATCTTTTATTTTACTTGCAACTTGAACCCATGAACTCCCCAATCTAAATTAGTAGTGTAACGACTCATTTTCTCAATGTGACTATTAATAAGATTTAACAAATTAAATGGATCATCAACTTTTAATTTGGTGTAGCTTTATCATGTTTTtcatatattgtttttttttttttttagtggcaaatttggatcactggctgaccactggagtatcattgtTTTTTTTCATATATTGTTTTAACTAACTAATATGCTATCAACCAAATCTATTGCACCCCCATACCCAATTCTACTCATCAAACACCTAACCAAAACACTCCATATCCCTTTATCAGGACAAACTCCATCATTCACCATTCTCCAAACCCACTCCTCCCCTTTTTCCACACCACCCAGCCCACATATCCCGTGCACGAGACTCGTATACGTAACCAAATCAGCCCGTAATCCATCTCGGCTCATTGACTCCAAAAGTTGACCCGCAAGGTCAACCTTGCCACACTTGCAACACCCATGGATAACTATGTTAAAAGTTACCACATCAGGTTTCACCCCTTTCACCACCATCTTAGCCATAACCTTTAAACCTTCATTTACCATATTGTTACAGCAATACATGTTAATAATCCTGTTGTACGTGGCCAAGTTAAGCCCGATTCCATTTCGTTCCATCTCGAGTATGAGGTCAGACGCGGCCTTAAAGTCGTTGACTTTTGAAAATCCCGTTAAAAGCTCGTTGTACGTTGTCAAATTAGCCAAGTTTCCCATTTGAAAGAACAACTTCATTGCTGAATCAACCTTTCCACATGAACACAAACTTTTGATGAACGCGTTGAACGTTGCAGCGTTTGGTGCGCAGTTCATGTTGTTCATAAGGTTATACGCTTCGTCAAACATGACATTACTACAAAGGACATCCACCATTGATGTGTACACCACCACATTAGGGTTGCACCCCTGTGTCATCATCTTGTTCCATGTTTCCGATGCCCCTACAACGTCCTTGCACTTTGCATAGCCGTTGATCAACGTTCCATACGTTGTTACATTTGGCGGGCATGCTCGTCGTTCCATTTCACTAACGAAAGACACGGCTTTCTGCATATTCCCAATGGAGCAAAACCCGTTTATTAGCGTGTTGTACGTAACCACATTTGGTAAAACGCCCTCTCGGGTCATTTTGTTGTAAAGTTCACACGCGTCTTCCATTTTCCCTTTTGCACAAAAACCCTTTATCAAAGAAGTGAAAGTGAACACATTCGGTTTGCAGTTTCTCGACAACATCTTCGCCAAGATAGCTAACGATAATTCAACTTCACCAAAACCCGAGAGGGTGTTTATTATCGTTGTAAACGTGATCACATTCAATTCAACCCCATCAACCACCATCTTTTCCATCAACCGAAACGCCTCATTTACATCACCATCTCTACACACTCCCATAATCAACGCATTATACACCGAAACCATCGGAAAATGCCCACAAACACTCGCAACAACCTCCTTCGCTTCCTTAACCATACCAACATCACACATGGAACAAACAATTGTGGTGTAACTAACTTCATCCGGCAAACACTCTCTCTTAGACATTTCATCGAGCACCTTGCGTGCGCCATCAATCCGACCGTTCTTACACAACGCTTTCAGCAAAATGTTATACGTATACCTATCCGGCTCCAACCCATCTCTCTTCATGTTCCCATAAACAGGAATCATCATACTAAACCTGTTCTCATCCAACAAACCATCCAAAACACAGTTATAAATCTTAACACTTGGTTTACACCCGAAATCTTGAATCCTGTAAAACATCTTCAACCCTTGATCTGCTAACCCAGCTCTTCTGTAACATTGAATAACACTAACGAACAGATCTTCTGAGAAATTAATACCCTCCAGTTTCATCTGTTGGAGAAGATATTGAACCCCGTTTATGTCGCAATTTAGCCCTAATTTTTCGATCATTTTTTGGTATGTGAGGGATGTGTGTTGGAATGTGTTTGAATTGGATATGAATTTGAAGAACTGGGTGGCTGAATTGATGTCTTGTTCGTCGTTTAATCTGTTTAAAACCTCGAATTCGGATAATTTTGGTTTAGGGTTTTGGGGGGTTTTAGGGTTTGGGTTGAAGATGAAAGGAATTGAAGGTTTAGGGAGTTTTAGGAGTGAAGAATATTGGGGTTTTAAGTGCATATTGTTCTAGATTGGAACTGGAATTGAAATTGAAGATTAATATTTTGTAGTAGCAATATCCCCAAATTGAAGAACGAAAACCCTATAAATGTTGTTGGGAGGTCAACGGATGGTCAAAATACCTATGAAGCTCAAGTTTTTCAGTTTTGTCTGGAACCAAATGTATGGGTGTGCTGCCAGTGGACAACCAATTGACACTTGCATCAATAAAGGATGGTTCACTTCATCCACGGATcactaaggctatagggtgtggtcatgaccctcatgaccaccatgaccctccatatAGGCACCACATCATCCATTTTTAATCCATtattcaaaaccactaccctaagggtgtggtcatgacccaaaccactatcccctttatttttgttaatttgtttttgtcttaaaattatcaaatgggagggtcgtggtaatcgtggtttaatccatgggaaCCACCATCAATCAAGGAGGGGGATGGTATACCATTTAATTAATGATCCTATGTGGAAATAATGTTCCAATCCATGACCCCCACACCCCATAGCCTAAGTCAAAGGTTTCCTCTCTTGGGACATTCTTTCCCTGTAAATGACCACACTTGGTCATTCAGCCAAAGATTCCGAAAtcttactctctctctctaaaacttaTACTCTACTTGTTCTATTCTTTACTTACACAGCACTATCACATTGCATGCATCAGTTCTGGGTTGAATCTCTTTCAATCCTAAACTCATAGCAATCAATAGAAGAGTGATCCGACCCTATGTATTGCATACGTGGGAGGAGCCCGTGACCTACGTTAGGCAAATCAAGACTCTTGAACCCTTTTGTCTAACCAGTCTAAACACTAACCTTGGTCTCACATTTGTTGTAGCAACACCATCCATTATAAAACAAAGAAGGTTTAAAATTTAAATGACAAGAGTGGTGGTGagtgagaaagaaagaaaggttaACTTCCCAGTAGTGATTCGTATTGGATCGAGAAACCCGGATTCTTGACACAGAACCGACTCAAGATCAGACTGATTGAGATCATGGCGTGAAATAGAAATCATATTTTGGCCCAACTCGAGACCAACCCAACCCTAAAACACCGAGACCAACCCATCATGTATCAATCTGGTTTCTGTTTTGATTTTCCAGAAAAAATAAGTTCTGGTTTGGTTATGGTTGATTCAGTTTTAGCTCAAGAAACACCCAATTTTCTATATACAAGGAACACCCCTATTTTCTATATACAAATGAGAGAAAATGCATTTTTTACATTTTATAAAGAAAacatatagatcaaaatataaatattgatGACATAATTTCCAACACAAGGGTTTTTTGGGTCAGAGAAAATCAGATCTCCCAAACCCACTTATAAACCAAACATTATTCATACCCATTCATACTCCAATCCACTATGAAACCTATAATCCATATCCCATAGTGATTCCATATCGATAATCAAACACACACTAAATGAAAAAACAAAACTAGACAGAAATGTaaggatgagctcggtaccggtaccgaaaatccacAAAAATAGGTACGGGTATCGAATATACCAGGTACGGTACAGTGCCGCCTCGGTACCaatatttgagggtaaaaaccgataAATATCAGTACCAAACCGGACCGGTACTGAAAATATCAAAAGTCGGTACGGAATCGATAAAtgtacccggttcggtaaattcagtacgagtaccatttgctcattccTATATAAATGCAACAAATACAAAGTATGAACAACCATTTTGACATTCGATAGTTATAGGTTAACAGAAGTAACCAAAAATATCCAAGAGTACAGATCAAAGAGTAAAGAACATCAACCTAGATACCAAGATTACAAATCAAAAGTTCTAAATGTTCAATCTTATACAAAACTAGATTCTTAATACCTTATTTTAAGACCTAATAGTAACTGAGTTGTAGATAGCATATAAAATGCTTGAGTGAGACAGCCCGGGAAATGGGAGCCACTATCTCTTAGACGGTctctgatcatcatcatcatcgtcgtcaccgtcgtcgtcatcatcatcgtcatctttcttggatCGTTTTCTCTTCGGTGGGGCTTCAACCTTACCATCGTCttcttcatcctcttcttcttcgGACTCATCAGCACCGTTCTCCTCTGGCTCAAAATCACTAGTTTCCTCCTCGTCTTCAGGGTTAGCCACAGGTCGAACCAAGTACTCTGTCGGTGGGTCCTCCTAGTTGCATAAGTTCATCACATTGTTAAAACACTAGACAACCAAAATCCAGCACAAACAGATCCAGAATGATTAAGACTTTGATCAACAAAAGTAGTAAAATAAAACATAAGTCTGACCAACAAATATGAATTAGCGCCATAGCAAATGGTCAAGAGCATCAAACAACCCCGAAAAAAAATTGCAATTACAGTCGACAATTAATAGAATTAGTGAGTTAAAACACCAATTTAACAAACAAATATGAGACAGCCACATAGCAAATGATCAAAAACACTAAAAAAACTAGACTCAAATTAATCTGGTTCAAACATTCATCAAAAAAGCTAGGATAACAGTCTGGAAACAATAAAACAGAAAATATCACAAAATGATCAGAGAATGAAGCGTGGAAAGGTTAAAGTCTTTTGGATCCAAAACTTCAtcaatttttttaggttttacaTTCCGTTGAATGAAAAAACATGCAATAAATCAAATTTTTTAAGCTAAAATTAAATGTTTATATCTCCAGATCTGGTCAAATTATAAATCATAGATCAGTGAAATTACAGAAAAACTAACAACAGAAATAGTACTACTAGATTTCATATACACAACAGAAAAAAACTGTAAACTACCGATTGcaaaaattaaaacaatcaaCACAAATTACTGGAAGAACAATTAAGTTAAATCACGTAGATATCAACATGATATCACCAGATCTGGTAAAATTATGAATCACAGATCCGTCAAACTGCAGAAAAATAAGTCAACAATTTGGAATCAATTGTAAATTTACAGAAAATTAACAAAAATACAACTAGATTTCATATgcttaacataaaaaaaaaaaaaactgtaaaCTACCTATTGCAAAACTAGATTTTCATATCAACACAGATTACTAGAAGAATAATTAGGTATAAGATAACAAAAACTATACCTCATCATCTTCACCGTCTTCTTCCTCCTcatcgtcgtcatcatcatcgCTATCATCACCGTCATCTTCACCGTCACCGTCACCGTCATCatcctcatcttcttcttcatcatcatcctcaccGTCATCTACCGGAAGCGCGTGTGAAGCACCGCCTGATTCCGGAACAACCTCCTgcacatcatcatcatcctcttcctcctcatcttcatcttcatcatcttctccgtcatcttcttcaacttcttcaacatcatcaacaaCAGTTTCTTCAAATTCAACTTCCTCTTCTCCGATTAACATGTTTTCGAACGAAAATCGGAATCAAAATTGAAGAATTTCGGAATTGAGTTACGAAgttgagaggagagagagagagagagagagagagagagagagagagagagagagaagaataGAGGCGGTTTTTCGTTCTGCAGAGTAGCTATACGGGAGGATTGATCTGGACCGTTGGTTTATGGTTTGAGATGGATTAGTGACGTGGCGGGCAATCGGACGGTTGTAggggtttgttttttttgttaGTATTGAAGCTGGGGTTTTTGGGTTGTAGGACATCTTCGGTTTAGGGTTTTTGGTCACGTGATATGAGCGTGATGGTGCTTAGGGTTAGAAAGGGTTTTTTGGTATTAAATGTTTAAGAATAAACTATCATTTTGATCCCTGAGGTTTGATCACTTTAGTCTAAATTTAAACCTTTTGTATCTGGGTCCTTctggtttcacttttattagcattttgatccaaaaatgaaatcaggttatatttctcaaattaaattctggtattttgtccttttcctcaggggcaaaatggtcattttttattttatttaaagctTTTATTAAAACAATAATCTTTTGTGGGTCCCACCACACCCCCACTCCTTCTACCTCCTTTCTCTCTGTATCTCTCCTGCATATCAACCACCATccatcaccacctccaccaccatcaatctccaccaccgccaccatctaTCTCCACCTCCACCACTCCAATTTAATAAAATCTATATCAAAAAAACGTTCACATTTATCTCAATTTTAGCATCAACAAACACCCATTCAAAATCAGAAGCCAACTGCAATTCTTCTAATTCTCATTTAAAATTTGTAATTAATGATGTTCTAAACCAACTGCAATAACCAACAACAGATCCATCCTTCAAACACCAACATCCCAAACCTAACAACACAACAAACAACAAAAGAGCAATCACCTTATTCCAAGCAGACCCAATATGATTGGAAGCATTAGACCTAACTGAAAGATCATTATCAGTTAGTTTTTTAGAA
It encodes:
- the LOC110906343 gene encoding ATP-dependent DNA helicase PIF4-like produces the protein MLAVDSGNGGLFFVYEYGGTGKTFLWKTLASVVRSKGEIVINVASSGIASLLLSRGRTAHSRFDIPINLTEDSMCHIKPKSDIANLIKEAKLIIWDEAPTVHKHAFEALDRSMTDVFSGGTSIRSEVPFGGKVNVFGGDFRQILLIIPNGSRQEIVNASLSSSYIWSKCKLVKLTKNI
- the LOC110906342 gene encoding ATP-dependent DNA helicase PIF6-like gives rise to the protein MESIKKFAKWLLDIGEGNVGGDNDGDAIIEIPEDLLINDVSDPIQKRAILSHKNEVVHDINDHLLALFPGEEKEYLSSDSICQTEQTLDPFQESLYSTENLNALKISGLHNHRLVLKFGVPVMLLRNIDQKNDLCNGTRLQITFLGKRVIEAEVISGENIGSRVFIPRINMIPSDKKNPFSISTQTISLSVCFAMTINKSQGQSLSRVGLYLKDPVFTHSQLYVALSRVKTRDGVKILIFDDEGKPTNQTANIVYKEIFGNL
- the LOC110907971 gene encoding pentatricopeptide repeat-containing protein At3g48810 — protein: MHLKPQYSSLLKLPKPSIPFIFNPNPKTPQNPKPKLSEFEVLNRLNDEQDINSATQFFKFISNSNTFQHTSLTYQKMIEKLGLNCDINGVQYLLQQMKLEGINFSEDLFVSVIQCYRRAGLADQGLKMFYRIQDFGCKPSVKIYNCVLDGLLDENRFSMMIPVYGNMKRDGLEPDRYTYNILLKALCKNGRIDGARKVLDEMSKRECLPDEVSYTTIVCSMCDVGMVKEAKEVVASVCGHFPMVSVYNALIMGVCRDGDVNEAFRLMEKMVVDGVELNVITFTTIINTLSGFGEVELSLAILAKMLSRNCKPNVFTFTSLIKGFCAKGKMEDACELYNKMTREGVLPNVVTYNTLINGFCSIGNMQKAVSFVSEMERRACPPNVTTYGTLINGYAKCKDVVGASETWNKMMTQGCNPNVVVYTSMVDVLCSNVMFDEAYNLMNNMNCAPNAATFNAFIKSLCSCGKVDSAMKLFFQMGNLANLTTYNELLTGFSKVNDFKAASDLILEMERNGIGLNLATYNRIINMYCCNNMVNEGLKVMAKMVVKGVKPDVVTFNIVIHGCCKCGKVDLAGQLLESMSRDGLRADLVTYTSLVHGICGLGGVEKGEEWVWRMVNDGVCPDKGIWSVLVRCLMSRIGYGGAIDLVDSILVS
- the LOC110907970 gene encoding acidic leucine-rich nuclear phosphoprotein 32-related protein-like, which codes for MLIGEEEVEFEETVVDDVEEVEEDDGEDDEDEDEEEEDDDDVQEVVPESGGASHALPVDDGEDDDEEEDEDDDGDGDGEDDGDDSDDDDDDEEEEDGEDDEEDPPTEYLVRPVANPEDEEETSDFEPEENGADESEEEEDEEDDGKVEAPPKRKRSKKDDDDDDDDGDDDDDDDQRPSKR